The Myripristis murdjan chromosome 11, fMyrMur1.1, whole genome shotgun sequence genomic sequence ACGGGTTCAGTGATGTGATGACTCAGCAGGAGAGTATCAGATGAAttcactggagtgtgtgtgtgtgtgtgtgtgtgtgtgtgtgtgtgtgtgtgtgtgtgtgtgtgtctcgcgGCATCACAGGTGTGATGTCCTCCTGAAACACCTGCTGTGAATGGAATCATCACAAAACCTGTCTGCCACAAAAAGTGTGTCTGGTGAAATTTGGGCATGCAGCTGGACCAAAGAGTTGAgttgttgccatgacaacagcctCACTGGCGTGTTGTCGACGGCTCGGCAGGAAGTCCCGATACGACTCTGAAACAtctgacatttgatttttttattccctgttcttgtttttttatgttggatAGTAACACCTTATTGTCATGTGATGgagtgagctgtgtgtgtgtgtgtgtgtgtgtgtgtgtgtgtgtgtgtgtgtgtgtgtgtgtgtgtgtgtgtgtgtgtgttgtggttttgGGCTGACAGGTAAACCAGACACAAGCTTCAGTCCAGCAGTTtgaattttttagtttttggtttttggtaCCTCTCTGCTGTATGATATGTTGACACCAAAAAACTTGTTCAGTAATtcttattattgtcattattattattgttattattgtttttttttttttttttttactttaacatGTAGACGTTAACTCTTCACTACCAGCCTGATAACATTTTATTCAGGTCTTTGGTTTGTAAATAagctttggtattttttttatacttggaaaataaatgtcagtcatattttgttggaaaataaaaagttgGGTGTGGAGTTTTTCTTTGGAGCCGATCCAGGAGACCgttcatagtgtgtgtgtgtgtgtgtgtgtgtgtgtgtgtgtgtgtgagcaggttaGTTAGGAGTTGAACGAGTCAAAACGCTGCtgaggtttgttttatttcaaacaaatacatCCCGCCGAGATCATGTGATGCTTGTTTCCAGGGGCCattcctgtctctgtcacacacacacacacacacacacacacagagtacgtTGTTTTGATGTCACTCAAACGATGCCACGCCCCTTTTGAAAAAAACCCAGTGCAGCAAAAAGTTGGCAGTGTAGAAACACAAACGTCACTTTCAGTTaacaaatattttgatttattgtttaattGATAAGAAACGATGTACATTAATCAAcattcaaaaaatgtaaatctgctgctgcactggTGACATGCAGTTCCATCACTGTTAGTGTTGGTGAAATAACACGCAGCACATGAATCATGCAGCACAGAGAACAGAGCCGATCcattaattaatatcattatattagtaaaaaataaactgtgaaaCAAATGCAAGaacattaccagaaaaaaatcctgaaaatttgAATGAAGCAAACTGTATTTACCATaatacagaaattaaaaaaaaaaaaaaaaaaggatcctTCACAAAACCGCTGACCCAAcgggatctcagtttgggacagaaacaagcttttattttgaagggacaggtggatgagagaggatgttgacagatttgtttatttgtcatttacaGCCACAAGTGCGGGATGAtgtcatttcatggggatttTAAAAAGTTACAGGAAAACTGTATAATATTAAAATGAgatatttaaaatgtcagatGAGACTTCTTGTGTTTAAAAGAGAGACGgtccgattcagaagaaaacaatctgctgattctgggctcagatcagcaggatctccttgttcctgaatcccatgtcagagtagaatctgctgaggggatcagctgcaggcctgagacacggccagcagggggcagcacaggtggttCACCAAGTGAGAAAATGTACAACTTGACGTTTTTTTGGCTCCACGGCCCTAACACCGTCAAAACCCAGATCACCAGACTGATTCCTGGTGCGGTGGCGGCCCCGGGGCTCAGGGTccgggcagcaggtgtgtgcgCGGGGCGGGGCGGCTGTCCGTCCGCAGGGCTCGGCCCACGTTGTGCCAGAAGAGGGCGCTGTGGGCGGCGCCCTGCGGCCAGCTCAGGTAGCTGCGTCTCCTCAGCAGCTTCCTCATGCGGTGGTACGGGGACAGCTGGTGGGCCGGGATCTCCTCCAGAAACAGCAGGACCAGCACATCCTGCTGCTCGTCAAACAGGCggaagctgcacacacacacacacacacacacacacacacacacagggcaggacACCAAATCAGCCCTTTTTACCAAAGCCTCAGGATACTACTTTTATTTCATGCTGTCAGTTTTAGGATAAAATACTAAATTATTTGTAATTTCACCAAACAAAAGCAACGGCTtccaaaaaacagatttattaaaTCTACACGGTCAACTTCACACTTAATTCAACTTTAAATGTGTAGATCACATCATGATAGGACACTTTTTATTGCATACAAATTTATGTGGGTGTTTTTGTGGGTGATATATGATGTGGCACAGGCTGAGCTGACAGGTGAGGTGGCGCCCCCACCTGGCCATCTGGATCTCTCTGGAGCACCACTCGCTCTGCAGGTAGTGCCGGCTGATCACACACAGGGTCTTCCTGCTGCTGTAGATGGCCTCGGTGATGTTCTCCAGGATGGGCCTCCCTGTGGACCAGCGGCACAGACAACACTTTGAACTTTTAAACATTTAACTTTTAACCACATTTAACTTTCTTTCTGAGgatttctaaaaaaaacaaaaaacaaatctccaTTCTAAGTCTGTCCTCAGCTCTTACGCCCCTTGACCTCGCTCTTGCACAGTCGCTGCAGCATGAGGAACAGCGTCTGGGATGTGCAGCTCTGACCCTCTGCCCTCTGACCACATGATGCTTATCATGCTGATTTATTGAGGAACTGAAAGTTTTTAGCTGGTGCCGGAGCcatccagccgctggtttccattcattccactacgatatgaacatgaactttcagagccttcacactttcttcactccagttttccatcagcccaataaagtcctccacatgagtttccCTCCTCCTTAGTTTTCACACACTAATTTGACTGACCCATCTGATTCACAAACAGTATTTTAATTGAAATACTATTAGACATGTAatagacatttcattttcatcaaaatgaaatagatagatatatctgtAACTTGGTATCTTGTCCCCAGAGAACCGGGACTCTTAAttctttttgcttttggctGGGCTCATTACTGACCCCAAATATTCTGGCAAAACGTAACTATCCCATCACCCCAAATGAAAGCAGAAACCTAAAAAATGGTAAGGATTTAGATAAGTCGATAGATTTTGGAAGCATAAAGGAAATAACCCTCAAGATTTCACATAAAAGCGCATGTCTGGCCTCACAAATGACCCCAGCTGGTTGCTTGAGCTGCTCTTGGGTTATTGCAGTTTTGTGTGAAAAGGTCAGACTACAGGCAGTGAGAGTTAAAAACGGATGTGAAACCCTCACTGAAGCCCAAACACTTGAGGTATTCTTAAATAACCCCAAAGCaggcctaaccctaaccaaactCAGACCATTAACAATTCTAAAACTAGACTGAGACCAATTTAAACCCTAACGTTAaccatttcagaataaaataacaGATTCTCAACATagcctgaccctaaccttaaccaaactccAACTTTACTGGAGTCCCATGCTGCGCTGTACAAAGGCCAAAAGGTCATGGACGTGGGCCAGAGCCTTTTCTCACCAAAGCTCACCGCGCAAGCCGCCTGGGTTTCTGAAAGTGGAGCTGGGATACTGATTGCATCGatcctaaccccaaccctaccCCGACCCTCAGACGGTGGGTGTGTACCTGGTGTGAAGTCCCTGTGGTGCAGGCAGAGTCTCCAGCCCTGCTCGCCCTCCAGCGCTGGCAGCATCTCCCCATAAACCCAGGCCTCGTCATGAACGTTGTAGGAGACAAAAGCATCGTAGTGGTGAGGTggtcccttcctcctcttcctgctgtcgTACAGGAAGGCGAGGAAGAGGTAGTAGGCGTAGACGAGCTGCCACCTCAGGAAGTGGTAGATGAAGGATGTGAGGAGAGTCAGCACAGTCAGAGAGGCGGTGCAGATGTAGCAGAGGAAGCTAGCGTCCAACCAGCAGGAACGGATGTCAAAGTTCAGAAACTCGGATCCCTTTTTGCTCAGAGGGTAAGCGCAGGCGTATCGGTGGCCGTTAGCAACCTGTGTCTGATTGTTGTTCTGTATCCACCAGCTAAAGCCAGAGTTGGAGCAGTCACAAGTGAAAGGGTTCCCGATCATGTCCAGGTATGTTAGAGCAGGGAGGAAGCGGAAGACAGTCTCATTGATCACCGTCAGCTCGCTTTCACTCACTTTCAGCCAGGTGAGTCTGCTCAGGTTGGCCTGGCCCAGGAAGTCCAGGGACTTGAGTTTGCTGTCAGAAAAATCCAGAGCTTCCAGGTTTGGGATTTGCCAGAAGAGTTCAGGGCTCACATCTGACAGATCAGTCTGTACTATCCTAAGAGTCTTCAGGCGAGGTGTTTGTTTAAATGTGTCTGGGTCTGATAAGCTAATGTGGAAATTTTCGAAAGCGCAGTGCTCCAAAGACTCCAGACCGACGAGTAGATCTTGAACCACCCCAAAAAAATGCCTCCTGAGACTCGACATTCTGAGTCTTTTCAGAGATGGTAACGGTGCACCGAGGCTCACAGTGGGTGTGGTATTAAGAGGAAAATCAATACGTATGGAAAGATTTCTCAAGTGCTGCAGTCCTGTGATGACATCATAGCTCCGGGTTTTTAAAGAGAGACTGAGTGTTAAGAGTTTGTCCAGTCCTTTAAAAGCCCCATTGTCCACATCTGCAAAAGTAGTGTTTGATTCCAAATTCAACGACTTGAGCGAAGACAAACTTCTAAAATCTCCATTCCTGATTTTCTTGAGATAATTCCCACTTAAATCCAAACTTTCAAGTTTCTGTAAACCCGTCTTGAAAGCATCTCCGCAGGTAATTAGAAAATTTCCTGCAAGACTTAGCACTTTCAAATTATTCAGGTTTTGGAAAATACATTCACTCAGTTTATCAATGTTGTTGTGGTTCAGGTAAAGTTCTTCGAGATGTGTTAAGTTGAAGAAGTCTGAGCAGCTGAGCTTACCGATGTCATTGAAACCAAGATCCAGGACCTCCAGTTTGGAGAGAactctgacagcagctggagTCTCTGAGAGGTGGTTTGATGTTAACCTCAAATTCCTCAGCTGCTTCATTGAGCTCAGAGAATCCCGGTACAGTTTAGTCAGTCCGTTTATTGACAGATCCAAGCTGGTCAGCTGAGAGCAAGACGCCAGAATTTTGTCGTCTACATATTCGACCTGAGTCAGACCCAGAACAAATGTCCTAAGTGCAGGAATTTGGCAGGCGATATCCAAGATCCCTTTATCGATCCACTCCTTCAGGTCGGAAAGTGTTAGATCTTGTACCGAGTCTGCGCTCTGCAGGACCGACCGGTATCCCGCAAAACTCAGCTGAGTCCCACCAACCGCCAGCATGGTCAGCCGGCTCAGCGATGACCGGTCCGGGACATCCCACTGCCAGTCCGCCGTGACGCCGGAGACGCCTATAAACTGTAGGCGTGGAAAGACGTCTGCTGTGACGCTGAAGTTTTTTAGTGGATTTAGAAATATGTTCAGCGCCCTCAGGTTTGAGGACGTGTTAAACGGCAGATCTGCCGACTGAAAAGTGGTCAGCTCGTTATTTTGGATGTATAACTCCTCTATGTTTGGCAGCCGTAAGATCGGCAGGATGTCTGCCATTCGATAGAGGGAGTTGGAGTCGAGCATCACCACCCGTAAACTCAGGAGAGAGTCAAAGGCTGAGGGAGAAATGAATTCAATTATGTTGCCTGTCAGCTGCAGCACTGAGAGGTTGGACAGTCCGATAAACATGTTGTCTGTGATGTTTTCTAAGTCGTTACCGGCCATGCTGAGCTCACGCAGCGCCACCAGGTGGACAAAAGCCCCGTCATCTACCTGAGATATGTCATTGATCGTCAGGGTTAAAACTCGGAGCCTTGACAAATACCTGAAGTCCGTCTGGTTGATCCTGGTGAGCTTGTTGTTGTCGAGGGCTAACGTCGTCACATGTCTGGGAATATCGTCCGGGACGGCGACGAGTTTCCCGTTTGAACAGTCGACTGAAACGTCGGCCGAGGCGTTTTCAGAGGCAGCGATCGTGCAGTGTTTCAGTGAGTAAGACTGTGAGGGTCGAGGCTGTGGCAAcaaagaaagcagcagcacaggaggaaaaaacagaaataaaggcCCCATTACTGCCAGGGGGCGCCGTCAGCTTCCTCACCGCCGCTCTGTAAGGAACAAAGTGTGTGATGACTCCATCCATTCAGTCATTTACAGTCAGGTCCATaggtatttggacagtgacacaatattgataattttgcccttgtacaccatcaccacagtggatttgaaatggagtcaaGAAGTGATTGAAGTTCAGACTTTcaactttaatttaaggggttgaacagaAATATGGCATCAAcctttaggaattacagccagttttattcaCTGTCACCTCATTTCCAGGGGCTCAGAAGTAATTTGGACACTTGACTTAAAAGCAGTTTCATAGACAGGTGTTGCCTTTTCCCTTgttttccatgacaaattaagaaaataaaagattgGGAATTATTTCCAGTTGTTTGCACTTgtatttggtagctgtttagcAGAACCCTCAACATAAAATCCAAAGAGGTGTCCATGTAGTTGAAGGAGGCCATCgttaggctcaaaaagcaaaaaaaaaaaaaaaaaaaaaaaaaaaaatctatcagacatTTGGCGACAACTTTAGGAGCAGCTAAATCAACGGTTTGGTAAATCCTGAAAAAGCAGgagacatctaaagtggatgaccaGAGAATtgtttccctggtgaagaaaaacccattcacaataTTGAAGGAAGTCCAAAACCCTCTGGAGGAGGACGGAGCATCACTGTCCAAATCTACCGCCAAGAGACGTTTATGAGAAAATAATCCAGAGGGTTTACAGCGAGGGGCAAACCTCTGGTGTCACTCAGGAACAGGAAGTCCAGATTagactttacaaaaaaacatctagAACCTCCTAAAAGGttgatgccatatttttgttcaacccttTAAATTATCTGCACCTCAGTCACATCTTGATGACtctatttcaaatccactgtggtggtgcacaagggcaaaattatgattattgtgtcactgattgattgattgattgattgattgattgattgattgattgattgattgattgattgattgattgattgattgattggttgatttgatttgatttgatttgaaaagtttattttgaacaacaataaaacaaagcaacatgaattacaacagacaatgaaattatgttcaaaaaggagtgggaagaagttgAAACTTATGTAatcccaccccctctccctgcACAAGTAACTGATGGACTTATCCTGCTTCTTGAATATTACTACTATCAATAGccattatataataataataataataataataataataataataatatgtgaaTACAAAAttagttaaaataataataactaggaACATAATTTCTAATTAATATACACAATATAATCCATTTACAAATACCTATGGACCTATAAGTATATGGCACTTTATAAGCCTCCtgttacctaaccctaacctttattattattattattattattattattattattattattatttatttatttatttatttatttatttatttatttattatcatttggGCTTCATTTGAGTcagcaatttaaacctccagaaaatgattttgataaaaattgttcattcattcatgtcagGGACTGACATGAATGAACTGAAACAGCCCTTTAAGTAAAACATAAATCTTGATATTTAACTAAAAGAAAATAACtttgataataatgatgataatagttaccataaaataataataataacaaactgtatagtgctttttaaaatacagttacaaagtgcctcacatattggataaaacacacactcacacactcacacacacagtacacacatacagacacatcggtaacataacataacgaacattccttcgggatgaataaagtatctatctatctatctatctatctatctatctatctaagtcAACACACAGAAATTAATACGGAGCATTTATAATTTAACGAAAGAATGacccaagattttttttcaaaaatcaaaatatgaaattgtgacactgatataaaaaaaaaaacaacaagaagtaAATTACCCAAAGGACAGaaatttaacaaacaaacaaacaaatagtttataagaaagaaagaaagaaagaaagatagaaagataataataataattttaaaaaataggaTTTTGGAAAAATTAGGAAGGAAAAGTACCATAACACTGAcataacatttacaaaaataaataaataaaaattgtaaaGATGTAACTAAATTATAGTTGCATAAATTGTGTACAATTATAGcaaa encodes the following:
- the LOC115367768 gene encoding toll-like receptor 13, yielding MGPLFLFFPPVLLLSLLPQPRPSQSYSLKHCTIAASENASADVSVDCSNGKLVAVPDDIPRHVTTLALDNNKLTRINQTDFRYLSRLRVLTLTINDISQVDDGAFVHLVALRELSMAGNDLENITDNMFIGLSNLSVLQLTGNIIEFISPSAFDSLLSLRVVMLDSNSLYRMADILPILRLPNIEELYIQNNELTTFQSADLPFNTSSNLRALNIFLNPLKNFSVTADVFPRLQFIGVSGVTADWQWDVPDRSSLSRLTMLAVGGTQLSFAGYRSVLQSADSVQDLTLSDLKEWIDKGILDIACQIPALRTFVLGLTQVEYVDDKILASCSQLTSLDLSINGLTKLYRDSLSSMKQLRNLRLTSNHLSETPAAVRVLSKLEVLDLGFNDIGKLSCSDFFNLTHLEELYLNHNNIDKLSECIFQNLNNLKVLSLAGNFLITCGDAFKTGLQKLESLDLSGNYLKKIRNGDFRSLSSLKSLNLESNTTFADVDNGAFKGLDKLLTLSLSLKTRSYDVITGLQHLRNLSIRIDFPLNTTPTVSLGAPLPSLKRLRMSSLRRHFFGVVQDLLVGLESLEHCAFENFHISLSDPDTFKQTPRLKTLRIVQTDLSDVSPELFWQIPNLEALDFSDSKLKSLDFLGQANLSRLTWLKVSESELTVINETVFRFLPALTYLDMIGNPFTCDCSNSGFSWWIQNNNQTQVANGHRYACAYPLSKKGSEFLNFDIRSCWLDASFLCYICTASLTVLTLLTSFIYHFLRWQLVYAYYLFLAFLYDSRKRRKGPPHHYDAFVSYNVHDEAWVYGEMLPALEGEQGWRLCLHHRDFTPGRPILENITEAIYSSRKTLCVISRHYLQSEWCSREIQMASFRLFDEQQDVLVLLFLEEIPAHQLSPYHRMRKLLRRRSYLSWPQGAAHSALFWHNVGRALRTDSRPAPRTHLLPGP